In Notamacropus eugenii isolate mMacEug1 chromosome 1, mMacEug1.pri_v2, whole genome shotgun sequence, one genomic interval encodes:
- the LOC140534272 gene encoding class I histocompatibility antigen, Gogo-OKO alpha chain-like isoform X4, with translation MERSLGALLLLGTLALPDTWAGPHSMRYFDTAVTRPGSEPRFLSVGYVDDQQFSRFDTDSPSQRAEPRAAWMEGMGQEDPEYWERVTRIHRETAQIYRGNLETARGYFNQSAGGVHTFQTMYGCEVSPELTFQRGFLQDAYDGQDYIALDTDTLTWTAAVPPAVSTKRKWEAASRAERDKAYLEEECVEWVKKYLEMGKEALMRTDPPSARVTRHTAPHGEVTLRCRAQDFYPKEISLTWLRDGEEQPQDTAFIETRPAGDGTFQKWAAVEVTSGQEGRYTCRVQHEGLPEPLTLQWGGKGGDYVPAAGNDSAQGSDVSLTAKA, from the exons ATGGAGCGCTCCCTGGGCGCTCTCCTTCTGCTGGGGACCCTGGCCCTGCCGGACACCTGGGCGG GCCCTCACTCCATGAGGTATTTCGACACCGCCGTGACCCGGCCCGGCTCGGAGCCGCGGTTCCTCTCCGTGGGCTACGTGGACGATCAGCAGTTCTCCCGCTTCGACACCGACAGCCCGAGTCAGAGGGCGGAGCCGCGGGCGGCGTGGATGGAGGGGATGGGGCAGGAGGACCCCGAGTACTGGGAGCGGGTGACGCGGATCCACAGGGAGACAGCACAGATTTACCGAGGGAACCTGGAGACCGCGCGCGGCTACTTCAACCAGAGCGCGGGGG GCGTCCACACCTTCCAGACCATGTACGGCTGCGAGGTCTCCCCCGAGCTCACCTTCCAGCGCGGGTTTCTCCAAGACGCCTACGACGGGCAGGACTACATCGCCCTGGACACGGACACCCTGACCTGGACAGCGGCCGTGCCCCCCGCCGTGAGCACCAAGCGCAAGTGGGAGGCGGCGAGCAGGGCGGAGAGAGATAAAGCCTACCTGGAGGAGGAGTGTGTGGAGTGGGTGAAGAAGTAcctggagatggggaaggaggcgCTGATGAGGACGG ACCCACCCTCTGCCAGAGTGACCCGCCACACTGCCCCCCATGGGGAGGTGACCCTGCGCTGCCGGGCCCAGGACTTTTACCCCAAGGAGATCTCCCTGACTTGgctgagggatggggaggagcaGCCCCAGGACACAGCGTTCATTGAGACCAGGCCTGCAGGGGATGGCACCTTTCAGAAGTGGGCAGCTGTGGAGGTGACCTCGGGCCAGGAAGGCAGATACACCTGCCGAGTGCAGCACGAGGGGCTGCCTGAGCCCCTCACCCTGCAGTGGG gtgGTAAAGGAGGTGATTATGTTCCAGCCGCAG GCAATGACAGTGCACAGGGGTCCGACGTCTCTCTCACAGCCAAAG cttga
- the LOC140534272 gene encoding DLA class I histocompatibility antigen, A9/A9 alpha chain-like isoform X2, which translates to MERSLGALLLLGTLALPDTWAGKERLDAALRGSPGAGMGLPTRSSGPQPRGFLGPAPSGPHSMRYFDTAVTRPGSEPRFLSVGYVDDQQFSRFDTDSPSQRAEPRAAWMEGMGQEDPEYWERVTRIHRETAQIYRGNLETARGYFNQSAGGVHTFQTMYGCEVSPELTFQRGFLQDAYDGQDYIALDTDTLTWTAAVPPAVSTKRKWEAASRAERDKAYLEEECVEWVKKYLEMGKEALMRTDPPSARVTRHTAPHGEVTLRCRAQDFYPKEISLTWLRDGEEQPQDTAFIETRPAGDGTFQKWAAVEVTSGQEGRYTCRVQHEGLPEPLTLQWGGKGGDYVPAAGNDSAQGSDVSLTAKA; encoded by the exons ATGGAGCGCTCCCTGGGCGCTCTCCTTCTGCTGGGGACCCTGGCCCTGCCGGACACCTGGGCGGGTAAGGAGAGACTGGACGCAGCGCTCAGGGGTAGCCCTGGGGCCGGGATGGGGCTCCCTACCCGGAGCTCCGGACCCCAGCCCAGGGGTTTCCTCGGACCGGCTCCTTCTG GCCCTCACTCCATGAGGTATTTCGACACCGCCGTGACCCGGCCCGGCTCGGAGCCGCGGTTCCTCTCCGTGGGCTACGTGGACGATCAGCAGTTCTCCCGCTTCGACACCGACAGCCCGAGTCAGAGGGCGGAGCCGCGGGCGGCGTGGATGGAGGGGATGGGGCAGGAGGACCCCGAGTACTGGGAGCGGGTGACGCGGATCCACAGGGAGACAGCACAGATTTACCGAGGGAACCTGGAGACCGCGCGCGGCTACTTCAACCAGAGCGCGGGGG GCGTCCACACCTTCCAGACCATGTACGGCTGCGAGGTCTCCCCCGAGCTCACCTTCCAGCGCGGGTTTCTCCAAGACGCCTACGACGGGCAGGACTACATCGCCCTGGACACGGACACCCTGACCTGGACAGCGGCCGTGCCCCCCGCCGTGAGCACCAAGCGCAAGTGGGAGGCGGCGAGCAGGGCGGAGAGAGATAAAGCCTACCTGGAGGAGGAGTGTGTGGAGTGGGTGAAGAAGTAcctggagatggggaaggaggcgCTGATGAGGACGG ACCCACCCTCTGCCAGAGTGACCCGCCACACTGCCCCCCATGGGGAGGTGACCCTGCGCTGCCGGGCCCAGGACTTTTACCCCAAGGAGATCTCCCTGACTTGgctgagggatggggaggagcaGCCCCAGGACACAGCGTTCATTGAGACCAGGCCTGCAGGGGATGGCACCTTTCAGAAGTGGGCAGCTGTGGAGGTGACCTCGGGCCAGGAAGGCAGATACACCTGCCGAGTGCAGCACGAGGGGCTGCCTGAGCCCCTCACCCTGCAGTGGG gtgGTAAAGGAGGTGATTATGTTCCAGCCGCAG GCAATGACAGTGCACAGGGGTCCGACGTCTCTCTCACAGCCAAAG cttga
- the LOC140534272 gene encoding class I histocompatibility antigen, Gogo-OKO alpha chain-like isoform X3: protein MERSLGALLLLGTLALPDTWAGPHSMRYFDTAVTRPGSEPRFLSVGYVDDQQFSRFDTDSPSQRAEPRAAWMEGMGQEDPEYWERVTRIHRETAQIYRGNLETARGYFNQSAGGVHTFQTMYGCEVSPELTFQRGFLQDAYDGQDYIALDTDTLTWTAAVPPAVSTKRKWEAASRAERDKAYLEEECVEWVKKYLEMGKEALMRTDPPSARVTRHTAPHGEVTLRCRAQDFYPKEISLTWLRDGEEQPQDTAFIETRPAGDGTFQKWAAVEVTSGQEGRYTCRVQHEGLPEPLTLQWEPESSFTWLIVGAIAAAILILIAVIAVVWHCIKRLSGGKGGDYVPAAGNDSAQGSDVSLTAKA from the exons ATGGAGCGCTCCCTGGGCGCTCTCCTTCTGCTGGGGACCCTGGCCCTGCCGGACACCTGGGCGG GCCCTCACTCCATGAGGTATTTCGACACCGCCGTGACCCGGCCCGGCTCGGAGCCGCGGTTCCTCTCCGTGGGCTACGTGGACGATCAGCAGTTCTCCCGCTTCGACACCGACAGCCCGAGTCAGAGGGCGGAGCCGCGGGCGGCGTGGATGGAGGGGATGGGGCAGGAGGACCCCGAGTACTGGGAGCGGGTGACGCGGATCCACAGGGAGACAGCACAGATTTACCGAGGGAACCTGGAGACCGCGCGCGGCTACTTCAACCAGAGCGCGGGGG GCGTCCACACCTTCCAGACCATGTACGGCTGCGAGGTCTCCCCCGAGCTCACCTTCCAGCGCGGGTTTCTCCAAGACGCCTACGACGGGCAGGACTACATCGCCCTGGACACGGACACCCTGACCTGGACAGCGGCCGTGCCCCCCGCCGTGAGCACCAAGCGCAAGTGGGAGGCGGCGAGCAGGGCGGAGAGAGATAAAGCCTACCTGGAGGAGGAGTGTGTGGAGTGGGTGAAGAAGTAcctggagatggggaaggaggcgCTGATGAGGACGG ACCCACCCTCTGCCAGAGTGACCCGCCACACTGCCCCCCATGGGGAGGTGACCCTGCGCTGCCGGGCCCAGGACTTTTACCCCAAGGAGATCTCCCTGACTTGgctgagggatggggaggagcaGCCCCAGGACACAGCGTTCATTGAGACCAGGCCTGCAGGGGATGGCACCTTTCAGAAGTGGGCAGCTGTGGAGGTGACCTCGGGCCAGGAAGGCAGATACACCTGCCGAGTGCAGCACGAGGGGCTGCCTGAGCCCCTCACCCTGCAGTGGG aGCCAGAGTCCTCATTCACCTGGCTCATTGTGGGGGCCATTGCTGCTGCGATCCTCATCCTCATTGCAGTCATTGCTGTAGTTTGGCACTGCATAAAGAGGCTTTCAG gtgGTAAAGGAGGTGATTATGTTCCAGCCGCAG GCAATGACAGTGCACAGGGGTCCGACGTCTCTCTCACAGCCAAAG cttga
- the LOC140534272 gene encoding RLA class I histocompatibility antigen, alpha chain 11/11-like isoform X1, with amino-acid sequence MERSLGALLLLGTLALPDTWAGKERLDAALRGSPGAGMGLPTRSSGPQPRGFLGPAPSGPHSMRYFDTAVTRPGSEPRFLSVGYVDDQQFSRFDTDSPSQRAEPRAAWMEGMGQEDPEYWERVTRIHRETAQIYRGNLETARGYFNQSAGGVHTFQTMYGCEVSPELTFQRGFLQDAYDGQDYIALDTDTLTWTAAVPPAVSTKRKWEAASRAERDKAYLEEECVEWVKKYLEMGKEALMRTDPPSARVTRHTAPHGEVTLRCRAQDFYPKEISLTWLRDGEEQPQDTAFIETRPAGDGTFQKWAAVEVTSGQEGRYTCRVQHEGLPEPLTLQWEPESSFTWLIVGAIAAAILILIAVIAVVWHCIKRLSGGKGGDYVPAAGNDSAQGSDVSLTAKA; translated from the exons ATGGAGCGCTCCCTGGGCGCTCTCCTTCTGCTGGGGACCCTGGCCCTGCCGGACACCTGGGCGGGTAAGGAGAGACTGGACGCAGCGCTCAGGGGTAGCCCTGGGGCCGGGATGGGGCTCCCTACCCGGAGCTCCGGACCCCAGCCCAGGGGTTTCCTCGGACCGGCTCCTTCTG GCCCTCACTCCATGAGGTATTTCGACACCGCCGTGACCCGGCCCGGCTCGGAGCCGCGGTTCCTCTCCGTGGGCTACGTGGACGATCAGCAGTTCTCCCGCTTCGACACCGACAGCCCGAGTCAGAGGGCGGAGCCGCGGGCGGCGTGGATGGAGGGGATGGGGCAGGAGGACCCCGAGTACTGGGAGCGGGTGACGCGGATCCACAGGGAGACAGCACAGATTTACCGAGGGAACCTGGAGACCGCGCGCGGCTACTTCAACCAGAGCGCGGGGG GCGTCCACACCTTCCAGACCATGTACGGCTGCGAGGTCTCCCCCGAGCTCACCTTCCAGCGCGGGTTTCTCCAAGACGCCTACGACGGGCAGGACTACATCGCCCTGGACACGGACACCCTGACCTGGACAGCGGCCGTGCCCCCCGCCGTGAGCACCAAGCGCAAGTGGGAGGCGGCGAGCAGGGCGGAGAGAGATAAAGCCTACCTGGAGGAGGAGTGTGTGGAGTGGGTGAAGAAGTAcctggagatggggaaggaggcgCTGATGAGGACGG ACCCACCCTCTGCCAGAGTGACCCGCCACACTGCCCCCCATGGGGAGGTGACCCTGCGCTGCCGGGCCCAGGACTTTTACCCCAAGGAGATCTCCCTGACTTGgctgagggatggggaggagcaGCCCCAGGACACAGCGTTCATTGAGACCAGGCCTGCAGGGGATGGCACCTTTCAGAAGTGGGCAGCTGTGGAGGTGACCTCGGGCCAGGAAGGCAGATACACCTGCCGAGTGCAGCACGAGGGGCTGCCTGAGCCCCTCACCCTGCAGTGGG aGCCAGAGTCCTCATTCACCTGGCTCATTGTGGGGGCCATTGCTGCTGCGATCCTCATCCTCATTGCAGTCATTGCTGTAGTTTGGCACTGCATAAAGAGGCTTTCAG gtgGTAAAGGAGGTGATTATGTTCCAGCCGCAG GCAATGACAGTGCACAGGGGTCCGACGTCTCTCTCACAGCCAAAG cttga